The sequence TGAACTGCATAAATGATTCCATTAATTGCGAAAAACGTTGGCCGGAGACCATCAGAAGAACCGTTCCTTGCCTGTCAGAAAACATCAACTAGTGAATTAAATATCACTTTATACCAAAAGTTAAGGATATGAGCAAAAACCAGGCGAGAAAAAGGACCTGATAGTAAATTTCTGCAAATAACAAAACTAAAGGAGCATACGTAGTGAAAAACACAAGACTTGGAACATCAAGCAATATATGTTGCACAATCTGTCaatagaataaataaaaaaaataaaaatgtaaaggGTCAAAATCTGATATAACCAACAATACAGCCCATATATAAAATGATGACGTAAAGAGTGTTCCAAACCTCTGGCTTCAACTGTTCAACGTCGTGATGAAATACAAAGATTAAACATCTAACTGCATTAACaattaacaaaatatatatataagttaaaaacTATTTGACATGTATAGCCTGCAATTCATTTAACATACtatttaaaagaaaatatatatagcaaaatatACAGACCTCCATTAACCAAGACATTGAGGAAATGGAAGACTTTCTGGGTGGTCCAACCATACTCGGGTACTCTTACTTGTATTCTAATTAATTGTACCtgcagtaatattaagctacacaAGATTactaattacaagtttaaaacaaACAATAAAAACATATCACATTTTGTTAAGTGCATATGCCTAAACCATATTTCTTTTCTTGAAACGCCACGTTAAACAAAAACCATTCGCCATGAACATGCATCTTCATAGACTTAATAAGATACGACTGGATAAAATACCATCAATCTTAAAAAACATTAGCTTAACATTATTCTATTTATATTGATCTTTACAGAAACTGGCATTATTCTAATTATCATTATCAGCATCAGAAGCAGTTAGTACGTTTGACCTTGACATTCAAAGTCAAAGTATTAGTACTTTTCTTATCACATTTCAAAATTCTGATTTCTTATTTTCTTTAAGTTATCGAAatattttaaataacaataaaCAAGTGCTATTACAACATAATTATAGCATAAACTAAGTACCATAAATATATTAAGGATTTTGCTAAGTACCATAATTATTGTAAGGGATGTCGTTAACGCACTTTATGCAATTGTAAATGCATGTAATTGCCACCACTAATTAACAAGTAACCGCTATGTACTACTTTTTAAAACGTGTTAACGAGAACTCTTGAACAAGCGCTATTACAAAATAATTATAGCATAAAGTAAGTACCAAAAATATTTTAAATAGCCATAAACAAGCGCTAATAGATATAGCATAAACTAAGTACCATAAACAAGTGATATTCAAATGTTGATTTTCACTATAATTGTTTATGTTTTATTTAAATGACATCCTAGGTCCTCCCCTGCCATAGATAGCACTTATTTTCAAATAGAAACCCCTAAAACATGATAATATGAGTAATAATTCAATCAAAGTTGCATAGAAAtagaaaactaaaaaaaaaaaaaaaaagattacatAGAGTTTCAACAGTAATTCTGTAACTGACCAGAGCAACAAGGGCGACAATTCCATAAAAAGCAGCAAGAACATGAAGGATCAAATCTTGAGAAATTTGGGAATTATTATTGAATTCATCCCACCATCCATAAAGGGTTTTAAAGACGTACGTCACCGTTACATCGTTATACGATCCAAGTAAAACCCCACCCATTGCCGTCGACTGATGTGTCACCGGCCAGCGAAatctttcttaaaaaaaaaaaaaaaatacgattCTTTTTACCTCAGGTTATACCTTGAATTTAAAGTAAGAATGACATGGATTTTACTTTTTTTAAGATAGGCAGTATTAGTCCTTTAACAATTTATATTTTATAAGAAAAAAACCAATCTCAAAAATACTCTGTGTATGTCATTAATTTGTGCATTAGTAataactagaaaaaattcgaccgtGCGTTGCTGCGGTAGTATTTAACGCGCGATCGAATTTAGATATACATTGTTTGGTACATAATATATCTAatatgttgagttgtttgttgtacgtatatgtatatgtatgaaatatagcccgaaatatttagtgtttttttaacgatgttcgtttcgcgcgtagttagtcccgttgtgttcgttagattttttcgagttgagcagtgatctcggaaaaatttaactcgcaccgagcgagaagatagggtccgTTAATAATTCGGGTGAAATTatcttcttttattttaataaaattatatatttacactttctacccctgaaaaagtatAAAGTTAAGaggccgttgtgtaaattgagttgaatttgagggaccgtttgtagtgtgaacgcaaattcAAAACGACAATCCAAAACAACTGAAACTACGAATTTTGGCGCATGTTTTAGTAGAAAGGATAAAATAACTATGTGAGGGACCCGTCGCGCGTTGCTGCGATCCCTCTTTATTCGTGAAAACATGTTTTGAAAAAATATTTCTTATATTTGTTTTACCTTAACAATAATTGTGTTTGAAAGTACATAATTGCATATTTTAAAGTGTACATGATTGTAATACTTTCAATTGGATGTTATTAacctatatttatttatacatataaattcaATTTCAGTGTAACCTATTTTTTTCAAATTATGCCAAATTAATTTCCTAACTCATACAAATCCTATTCCTGTAGTATAATAGTTTAATCTAAACTTAATAAATTAGTTATCATAAATAAGATTAAAATTAATTTTTCATAGCCTAAATGTTGTTAAAAATTATTTTGTTAATAAAAATAAATCACgattaaaaaaattaaaactttaaaCTGTGGCGGAGTAGGACACTTACATAGTTACATCTATATCACAACCGttgtattataacaaatatatactcTTAGTTGAAATTTGTTAAAAAACAATATAAACACCAAGGTTCACACATGTAGTCCTAGTAGTTGAAAGGATATTTGGTCAATTTATACATGTTGCATGCATTTTATTAGTTGGTAACtgaaaagaagaaaaataaaaagatAATGTGTGAAATTATTTTGTaggataatggtgtatcctatcgtatacacgcataaatgcataatattcgcatgaaattagcatcaggaacactgGGAATAACATTTTTGCGATCCGTCCAGTGTTCTCTGCTGTGCAGGCTgcatccgtcatgcgtaagccctgaaggccgccttgcgcttaagccctgaccggagagcgtcacatccagcgtaaatatcggatcacgaatgaagcgccccgtcctaatccatctggacgaatacattacatttggttacatcacgaggtacttgacctctatatgatacattttacaaacattgcat comes from Rutidosis leptorrhynchoides isolate AG116_Rl617_1_P2 chromosome 4, CSIRO_AGI_Rlap_v1, whole genome shotgun sequence and encodes:
- the LOC139839960 gene encoding tobamovirus multiplication protein 3-like — encoded protein: MGGVLLGSYNDVTVTYVFKTLYGWWDEFNNNSQISQDLILHVLAAFYGIVALVALVQLIRIQVRVPEYGWTTQKVFHFLNVLVNGVRCLIFVFHHDVEQLKPEIVQHILLDVPSLVFFTTYAPLVLLFAEIYYQARNGSSDGLRPTFFAINGIIYAVQIVLWLVIWWRPIAPLVILAKMFLAGVSLFVALGFLVYGGRVFLMLQRFPVKSKNRRKKLQEVGYVTTICFVCFLLRCIVMCFNAFDEAANLHLMDHSVLNFVYYLLVEILPSSLLLIILRKLPPK